In Anaerolineales bacterium, a genomic segment contains:
- a CDS encoding cyclic nucleotide-binding domain-containing protein, whose translation MALQPLELLQRAFPTISREELLELAQLARVRTYPPETVLCREGAYEHILYLIAEGRCAITKRLTDHEDMFLRHAAPGDYVGEMAIISDAPRSATVTTLEEVVALEIDRELFLRILRQNAELAMSIIRHTFERLRVNDKNAIDGLREAYGTLEKLDKAKLDFIEVTAHELRTPLTIMRGYASMMLTDPAIRENPVLREMVEGVVNGSQRLHEIVNNMLDVQRIDMEQLNVASVPVSLPVVLRGVEMEFRSAIQQRKLNLVMDIARDTGILYIEADPGLLSKAMHHLLMNAIKYTPDGGMIRIKLAYEIHPEMGRIAHIQVADTGIGINKDQQRLIFEKFYRLGDVALHSSGQTAFKAGGPGLGLAIARGAAVAHSGQIWVDSEGYDEERLPGSTFHLLLPITPPKQGEKTAALKKPGRL comes from the coding sequence ATGGCGCTCCAACCGCTGGAACTCCTACAACGCGCATTCCCTACCATCTCCCGCGAGGAACTGCTTGAGCTTGCTCAATTGGCGCGGGTGCGTACCTACCCCCCGGAAACGGTTCTCTGCCGTGAAGGGGCGTATGAACACATCCTCTACCTCATTGCTGAGGGACGCTGCGCCATTACAAAGCGGCTCACCGACCACGAAGATATGTTCTTGCGGCACGCCGCCCCCGGCGATTATGTCGGTGAGATGGCGATCATCTCCGATGCGCCTCGTTCAGCGACAGTGACCACCCTTGAGGAAGTCGTCGCCCTCGAAATAGACCGTGAATTATTCCTCCGCATTTTGCGGCAAAACGCCGAACTCGCCATGTCCATCATCCGCCATACCTTTGAACGGCTGCGGGTGAACGACAAAAACGCCATTGATGGCTTGCGAGAGGCTTACGGAACGCTGGAGAAATTGGACAAAGCGAAACTAGATTTCATCGAAGTAACCGCCCACGAACTGCGCACCCCACTAACGATCATGCGCGGCTACGCCAGCATGATGCTGACCGATCCGGCCATTCGGGAAAACCCCGTCCTGCGTGAGATGGTTGAGGGAGTGGTCAACGGCAGCCAGCGCCTTCACGAGATCGTCAACAACATGCTTGATGTCCAGCGCATCGATATGGAACAGTTAAATGTCGCCTCTGTTCCCGTCTCCTTGCCCGTTGTTTTGCGTGGGGTGGAGATGGAGTTTCGCAGCGCCATTCAACAGCGCAAACTGAACCTTGTCATGGACATTGCCCGTGATACTGGCATTTTATACATCGAGGCAGACCCTGGCTTGCTGAGCAAGGCGATGCATCACCTCCTCATGAATGCGATCAAGTACACGCCCGATGGCGGCATGATCCGCATCAAACTTGCTTATGAAATTCATCCAGAAATGGGGCGTATCGCCCATATTCAAGTGGCGGATACAGGCATTGGAATCAACAAAGACCAGCAGCGCCTGATCTTTGAGAAATTTTACCGGTTGGGCGATGTTGCTCTCCATTCATCAGGGCAAACAGCGTTCAAAGCAGGGGGACCCGGTTTGGGGCTTGCCATTGCAAGGGGGGCGGCTGTGGCGCACAGCGGGCAAATTTGGGTGGACAGCGAAGGGTACGACGAAGAACGTCTCCCCGGCAGCACCTTTCACCTGCTTTTGCCCATTACCCCACCCAAACAAGGGGAAAAGACCGCCGCCCTCAAGAAGCCCGGGCGGTTGTAA
- a CDS encoding glycoside hydrolase family 3 C-terminal domain-containing protein has product MSQETEAFINHIITQMTPEEKIGQMNQYSADPELAPDLLRQGKVGSLFNASGALTGHGFSDSGNAEISNYFQTLALESRLKIPLILGRDVIHGFRTVFPIPLAQAATFNPDLVCEAACVTAREATANGIKWTFAPMLDIARDPRWGRVAEGNGEDPFLGAQMAAAAVKGFQGERVSDPDKLIACAKHYVGYGAAEGGRDYENGEISEPTLRDVYLPPFRAAIQAGAGTVMSAFIDLNGIPSTADRRLLTDILRGEWEFDGFVVSDWESVKELIAHGIAENDAHAARLALHAGLDMDMVSGVYLNTLGESLRQNKITLAELDEAVRRILRIKHRAGLFENPFTDTTRISKDILTPEARTLARTAARESMILLKNHSNLLPLQGFRRILIAGDFVHARGELFGTWTPDGRSEDVTPLDEALRHTAPKGVEFLFADSPDLAQNLTHHVDAVVLLVGEHPARSGENCNVSDLNLPPGQAEFVEAVAGLGKPLIMVVFAGRPLAITRQMTQADAVLYAWHPGIEGAAALGELLFGIESPSGRLPITFPRATGQVPIYYNQKNSGRPIANEGLFRTRYLDLPPIPLFPFGFGLSYTQFEYANLKLSHEMLRGSLDVSVEVTNCGVRAGVDVPQLYVRDLVGSLTRPVRELKGFQRILLQPGETRRVSFTIHEADLAFTRSDGTFGVESGAFHVWIAPDSRRGLQGEFRL; this is encoded by the coding sequence ATGTCTCAAGAAACCGAAGCCTTTATCAACCACATAATCACCCAAATGACCCCAGAGGAAAAAATTGGTCAGATGAACCAATATTCTGCCGATCCCGAACTCGCCCCTGATCTTCTTCGGCAGGGCAAGGTCGGATCACTCTTTAACGCTTCCGGGGCGCTCACAGGACACGGCTTTTCCGATTCAGGGAATGCCGAGATCAGCAATTATTTTCAAACGCTCGCCCTTGAATCTCGTCTCAAAATCCCGCTCATTCTAGGGCGAGACGTGATTCATGGATTCCGCACGGTGTTTCCTATTCCGCTGGCGCAGGCTGCCACTTTTAACCCTGATCTGGTTTGTGAAGCCGCCTGTGTGACTGCCCGCGAAGCAACCGCCAACGGCATTAAATGGACGTTTGCGCCCATGCTGGACATTGCCCGCGATCCCCGTTGGGGGCGGGTGGCGGAGGGAAATGGTGAAGACCCTTTCTTGGGCGCACAGATGGCTGCGGCAGCAGTCAAAGGCTTTCAGGGGGAACGGGTATCTGATCCAGATAAACTGATCGCCTGTGCCAAGCATTATGTCGGGTATGGTGCTGCCGAAGGCGGACGCGACTACGAAAACGGGGAAATTTCCGAACCCACGCTCCGCGATGTGTACCTTCCACCCTTCCGCGCTGCTATTCAGGCGGGAGCAGGCACAGTTATGTCGGCATTCATCGACTTAAACGGAATCCCGTCCACCGCTGATCGCCGCCTTTTGACCGATATCCTTCGCGGCGAGTGGGAATTTGATGGCTTTGTGGTTTCCGATTGGGAATCGGTTAAGGAACTGATCGCTCATGGAATCGCAGAGAATGACGCCCATGCTGCCCGCCTCGCCTTACACGCAGGGCTGGATATGGATATGGTCAGCGGGGTCTACCTAAACACTCTCGGCGAAAGTCTGCGACAGAACAAAATTACCCTGGCAGAGCTTGACGAGGCAGTGCGTCGGATCTTGCGCATCAAACATCGCGCCGGATTGTTTGAGAATCCCTTCACCGACACCACTCGCATCTCAAAGGATATTCTCACCCCGGAGGCACGTACCCTTGCTCGAACGGCTGCACGCGAAAGCATGATTTTGCTCAAAAACCATAGCAACTTGCTCCCTTTGCAAGGCTTCCGGCGAATTCTGATCGCGGGGGATTTCGTCCATGCGCGTGGGGAACTTTTTGGGACGTGGACTCCCGATGGACGCAGCGAGGATGTCACCCCATTGGATGAGGCGCTGCGCCACACTGCACCCAAAGGCGTGGAGTTTCTCTTTGCTGATTCGCCCGATCTCGCCCAAAACCTGACTCACCATGTTGACGCGGTGGTGCTGCTGGTAGGTGAACATCCGGCACGCTCCGGCGAAAACTGCAATGTGAGCGACCTGAACCTTCCCCCCGGTCAGGCTGAATTTGTCGAAGCGGTGGCAGGACTAGGTAAACCCCTCATCATGGTTGTCTTTGCCGGGCGTCCATTGGCGATCACGCGGCAAATGACCCAAGCCGATGCGGTGTTGTATGCGTGGCATCCGGGCATTGAAGGGGCGGCAGCTTTGGGAGAACTGCTTTTTGGCATAGAATCCCCTTCTGGGCGTTTGCCCATCACCTTTCCCCGTGCTACCGGGCAAGTGCCGATCTACTACAACCAGAAAAATTCAGGGCGTCCAATCGCCAATGAAGGATTGTTCCGCACCCGTTACCTCGACCTGCCTCCGATTCCACTCTTTCCCTTTGGCTTCGGGCTGAGTTACACCCAATTTGAGTACGCCAACTTGAAACTGAGCCATGAGATGTTACGGGGATCGCTCGATGTGAGCGTGGAAGTGACCAACTGCGGCGTGCGCGCCGGTGTAGACGTGCCACAGCTTTATGTGCGTGATTTGGTCGGCTCACTCACCCGTCCTGTGCGCGAATTGAAAGGTTTTCAGCGGATACTGCTTCAACCGGGCGAAACGCGGCGAGTGAGCTTTACCATCCATGAGGCAGACCTCGCCTTCACCCGATCCGATGGCACATTCGGGGTTGAGTCGGGCGCTTTTCATGTCTGGATTGCCCCTGACAGCCGGCGCGGATTGCAAGGCGAATTTCGGCTGTAG
- a CDS encoding uracil-DNA glycosylase, which yields MTPAESKAALDAIAVQVNACTACGLHKNRTRAVPGAGPANADLMFIGEGPGFHEDQKGLPFVGQSGKLLETLLGKIGLNRDQVFIGNVVKCRPPENRDPLPDEVTTCTEAYLFKQIEALQPKVIVTLGRFSMGLFFPKAKITAIHGQAKWENGRYYLPLFHPAAVLRNMAIMPQMEDDFQKIPTLVKDYTARLAKASGGGGGSETAAQAGEEKPAEDSPTQLTLF from the coding sequence ATGACGCCAGCCGAGAGCAAAGCCGCCCTCGATGCGATTGCTGTTCAGGTGAATGCTTGTACCGCCTGTGGGCTTCATAAAAACCGCACCCGCGCCGTGCCAGGGGCGGGTCCCGCCAACGCCGACCTCATGTTCATCGGGGAAGGTCCGGGCTTTCATGAAGACCAGAAAGGGCTGCCTTTTGTGGGGCAGTCGGGAAAACTTCTGGAAACCCTTCTGGGGAAGATCGGGCTGAACCGCGATCAGGTGTTCATCGGCAACGTCGTGAAGTGCCGCCCACCGGAAAACCGCGATCCACTCCCCGACGAAGTGACAACCTGTACTGAGGCATATCTATTCAAACAAATCGAGGCGCTTCAGCCGAAGGTGATTGTCACCTTGGGGCGCTTTAGCATGGGCTTGTTTTTTCCGAAGGCGAAGATCACCGCCATTCATGGGCAGGCGAAGTGGGAGAACGGGCGGTATTACCTCCCGCTGTTTCATCCGGCGGCGGTTTTGCGGAATATGGCGATCATGCCCCAAATGGAAGATGATTTCCAGAAAATCCCCACACTGGTGAAAGATTACACAGCGCGGCTGGCGAAGGCGTCCGGCGGTGGGGGAGGGAGCGAGACGGCAGCACAAGCGGGCGAGGAAAAACCCGCCGAAGATAGCCCGACGCAGCTGACACTGTTTTAA
- a CDS encoding cytochrome P450, which produces MTTTVPKIPTTPSVSPQNAPYAPQVQGTVEKLRRLRALRRDPLNYFLSLPREWGDLCYFQLWGLKSIYLNHPQHIHEMLVEKAKLFVRSRSQTQVISRLIGKSILTTDGDFWRRQRKLVQPAFHHKRIAGYADIMVKHTLTLAESWQAGEQRNAAHDMMEVTLAIVAESLFGADVRGAAQTVGKAVEEGQTAVTEQSFMFIPIPAWLPIPQNLAMRRSTEALDAVILPIIAERRKTGKDTGDLLSMLLLAVDDEDAAVRMTDEQVRNEAMTMFLAGHETTANALAWTWYLLGRNPDVEAKLHAELDRVLAGHTPTLDDLPNLPYTEMVIKESMRLYPPAWIITRSAVEDTTLGGFRVPKGTIAALSPYVTHRDPRFFPDPERFYPERFLKENETKLSREAYMPFGDGPHICIGNMFAMMEARLILATLASRYRLVLPPNFTAEPLALIALRPRDGIPVTIVSR; this is translated from the coding sequence ATGACAACTACCGTCCCCAAAATACCAACGACACCCTCGGTCAGCCCGCAAAACGCCCCCTATGCCCCACAGGTACAGGGGACGGTAGAAAAATTACGCCGTCTGCGTGCCTTGCGGCGTGATCCGCTCAATTACTTCCTCTCGCTCCCCCGTGAGTGGGGCGACCTTTGCTATTTCCAACTGTGGGGCTTGAAGTCGATCTACCTGAACCACCCGCAGCATATTCACGAAATGTTGGTGGAAAAGGCAAAGCTGTTCGTCCGCTCTCGCAGCCAGACCCAAGTGATCAGCCGTTTGATCGGCAAAAGCATCCTCACCACCGATGGTGATTTTTGGCGGCGACAGCGGAAGTTGGTTCAGCCCGCCTTTCATCACAAACGAATTGCTGGCTATGCCGACATCATGGTCAAGCACACGCTGACCCTTGCTGAATCATGGCAGGCAGGTGAGCAGCGCAACGCCGCCCACGATATGATGGAGGTCACCCTTGCCATTGTTGCCGAGTCGCTCTTTGGGGCAGATGTCAGGGGGGCGGCACAAACAGTTGGAAAGGCTGTCGAAGAAGGACAGACCGCCGTCACCGAGCAAAGTTTTATGTTCATCCCCATTCCGGCATGGCTGCCCATCCCGCAGAATCTCGCTATGCGCCGTTCCACTGAAGCACTTGATGCGGTGATCCTGCCCATCATTGCTGAACGGCGCAAAACGGGCAAGGATACAGGCGATCTGCTTTCGATGCTCCTTCTGGCGGTGGATGATGAGGACGCCGCTGTGCGCATGACCGATGAACAGGTGCGCAACGAGGCAATGACGATGTTCCTTGCCGGACACGAAACAACGGCGAATGCCCTTGCTTGGACGTGGTATCTTTTGGGGCGCAACCCCGATGTAGAGGCGAAACTGCACGCCGAACTGGATCGTGTCCTTGCCGGGCATACTCCCACGCTGGATGACTTGCCAAACCTGCCCTATACCGAGATGGTGATTAAAGAATCGATGCGGCTTTACCCGCCAGCGTGGATTATCACCCGTTCGGCGGTGGAAGATACAACTCTCGGTGGTTTCCGCGTCCCAAAGGGGACAATCGCCGCGCTCAGCCCCTATGTCACCCACCGCGATCCGCGCTTTTTCCCCGATCCAGAACGGTTTTACCCAGAGCGTTTTCTCAAGGAGAACGAAACAAAACTCTCCCGCGAGGCATACATGCCCTTTGGTGATGGTCCCCACATTTGCATTGGGAACATGTTTGCCATGATGGAGGCGCGGCTGATTCTGGCGACGCTGGCATCCCGCTACCGGCTTGTTCTGCCGCCGAACTTCACCGCCGAGCCACTCGCGCTGATCGCCCTCCGTCCCAGGGACGGCATTCCGGTGACCATTGTGAGTCGATAG
- a CDS encoding carboxypeptidase M32: MTPLDTLKERLADVRNLGSAGALLGWDQQTNMPSGAGESRARQLGTLAKLTHAMFVAEETGSLLGEAEKMLNGADYDSDDASLIRVTKRDYENERKLPSAFVAEMTALTSHAHEVWAKARAAKDFSAFAPTLEQVIAMKRREADYRGFTDHPYDALLDVYEPGVKAADVAAMFDGLRQEIVPLVAAIRAKADKVSDAVLHQAYDEDKQRDFAEMVVATFGYDFTRGRQDRAVHPFCTSFSCNDVRITTRYDANWLNPALFGTLHEAGHGMYEQGSAQALDPYGLGGGTSLGVHESQSRLWENVVGRSRGFWAHFYPQLQAAFPEQLGTVALDTFYHAVNKVEPSFIRVEADEVTYNLHIMVRFELEMALLTGALKVADLPIAWNKKYQDYLGITPPDDALGVLQDIHWSAGLFGYFPTYSMGNLLSVQLYEAARAAHPTIPTEIAAGKFDTLRGWMAEHLYRHGRKFEPKELIQRATGEAMNARAYVAYLKDKYSAIYGV; the protein is encoded by the coding sequence GTGACCCCTTTGGATACACTCAAAGAACGCCTTGCCGATGTGCGCAATCTTGGCTCGGCAGGGGCCCTGTTGGGATGGGATCAGCAAACGAATATGCCCTCTGGCGCAGGGGAGTCCCGCGCTCGCCAGTTAGGTACATTGGCAAAACTAACCCATGCGATGTTTGTTGCCGAAGAAACAGGATCGCTTCTGGGCGAGGCAGAAAAAATGCTGAACGGGGCGGACTATGACAGTGATGACGCCAGCCTGATCCGCGTGACCAAACGAGATTACGAAAACGAACGAAAACTCCCCTCGGCGTTTGTGGCGGAGATGACAGCGCTCACCTCCCACGCCCACGAGGTCTGGGCAAAGGCACGCGCAGCGAAGGACTTTTCAGCCTTTGCCCCTACCCTTGAGCAGGTGATCGCCATGAAACGCCGCGAGGCAGACTATCGCGGCTTCACCGATCACCCCTACGATGCCCTTTTGGATGTTTACGAGCCGGGGGTGAAAGCTGCCGATGTCGCCGCCATGTTTGATGGCTTGCGCCAAGAGATTGTCCCGCTTGTGGCGGCGATTCGGGCAAAGGCAGACAAGGTGAGCGATGCCGTCCTCCACCAAGCCTATGATGAGGACAAACAGCGCGATTTTGCGGAGATGGTCGTGGCCACCTTTGGGTATGATTTCACACGGGGGCGGCAAGACCGCGCTGTACACCCCTTCTGTACCAGCTTTTCTTGCAACGATGTGCGCATCACGACGCGCTATGATGCGAATTGGTTAAACCCCGCCCTGTTTGGGACGCTCCACGAGGCAGGGCATGGGATGTACGAGCAAGGCAGCGCACAGGCGCTTGACCCCTACGGTTTGGGCGGTGGCACCTCGTTGGGCGTTCACGAAAGTCAATCGCGCCTGTGGGAAAACGTTGTCGGGCGCAGCCGGGGCTTCTGGGCGCATTTTTATCCCCAGTTGCAAGCGGCTTTTCCAGAGCAGTTGGGGACGGTTGCTCTGGACACCTTCTACCACGCAGTGAACAAAGTAGAGCCGTCCTTCATCCGCGTTGAGGCGGACGAGGTGACCTACAACCTCCATATCATGGTGCGCTTTGAGTTGGAAATGGCGCTGCTGACCGGTGCGTTGAAGGTAGCCGATCTGCCCATCGCTTGGAACAAGAAATATCAAGACTATCTGGGGATTACGCCCCCTGATGACGCACTCGGCGTCCTTCAGGATATTCACTGGTCGGCGGGGCTGTTCGGCTACTTCCCAACGTATTCGATGGGAAACTTGCTCTCGGTGCAGTTGTACGAGGCGGCGCGGGCTGCCCACCCAACGATCCCCACAGAGATCGCCGCCGGAAAGTTTGATACGCTGCGCGGCTGGATGGCGGAACACCTCTACCGTCACGGACGAAAGTTCGAGCCAAAGGAACTGATCCAGCGGGCAACAGGTGAGGCGATGAATGCCCGTGCTTATGTCGCCTATCTGAAGGATAAGTACAGCGCCATTTATGGGGTTTAA